From Alteromonas sp. BL110:
GGAAGGGGCAAAAAGCACCCAATACGTGCCTCAGTTATTTCAAGAAATAAGAAGCTTTGCTCGGGCTACTTCTCCGTTCAACTGTGCGGTAAAGACGGTGCTAGGTTACCCTGTTGGCTTTGCGCCGGTGAAAAAGCTAAACATGGACTATCATGTTCAAATTCATCGAGTGGCTGATATCACAAACCGAGAGGCGCTGGACGCCTTCGTTGCAAGGTTACATGCGTCGCGGTTAGACCCTGACAAACCTTTGTGGCAATACCATTTTATTTTCGACGATAACAGCGAAACATTTGCCATTTATGCCCGCGTTCATCACATGTATGGCGACGGTGCAACCTTGGTGCGTTGGTTTCAGGCCGGTTATGTTTCTCACTCTCACGAAACAAAGTTTACGCCCGTGTGGGCCGTAAAGCGGCTTCGCCATAAGCGTAGAGACTCGGTGAGTTTTTACAAGCGCTTAGTCGGAATTGGCTATGCGATAAAAACCGCGTTTGACTTGCTCATCATCTTTGTTCGAATATTTATGAAAGTGCTGCGGGTAAATCCGAATTATATGCCTATCCCTTTTACCGGCACTAAAACAGTACTGACCGGACAAGTAAAAGCAGGTAGAGTCGTGGCTACCATGGATTTAGATTTCAAGCGAGTAAAGAAACTTGCAAGACGCACGCGCTCTACCGCGAACGAGGTGTTGCTATGCGCATTTGATATCGGTGTGCATAAGTTGCTACAAGATCATGGTCAGGTATTTAAAAAAGCCTTATTCACCAATATGCCGATTAATTTGCGTAAACCCGGCGAGAAAACCACAGGTAATAAAATAGCTATTGTGCCGGTGGAGCTAGCGCATGGCGAGAACGACCCCTACCTTCGGTTGCGTCAGATTGTGGTGAATCATCGTATTGTTAAAAATGCAGCGCAGCATGCGCGTCCTGCGGCATTTAGCGGCTATACCATTGCTATTCAATCTCTTGCGCTGGTCTTCGAATGGTTAAAGCTATCTAGCGTAGTTAAACCCATTGCCAATATTCTAATTTCAAACGTTCCCGGCCCAAAAGATACACGGTATTTAAAAGATGCAAAGCTATTGGCCTGCTATCCCATTTCTACCATGACGCCTGGAGGCGGGGTAAATATTACGCTTATGACCTACGCGGGCACTGCGAATGTTGGGCTGGTTTGCTGCAATAAAAATGTAGAATCGTTACAACCACTAGCGCGTTACGTTAAAGAGGCATTCGACATGCTAGAAGCGAGTGTGGACGACCCAAGGTTGAACATTGATGATATTGGTGAACAGGTGGAAACCGTGCCTGTCTCTATTGTGTCAGACCACTAGCATGCATCGCTTTTAGACTGGTGCGATTCAATGAGATAGAAGCGCAGCATATCGTCTTCTACGCGTACGTTTTGACCTAGTTTCGAGAAGAGTACCTCTCGCCAATGGTCCTCACGCATAGTGTGGCTTAAGTCTTCTTGGGTGATTTGCTTTTTTATCGCCTTATTTATATGGGGAATGTGGTATTCCAATACTGCCTGTTTTGAGCCCGTTAAATAGACCTGTAAATAGTCTGACGCGATATCAGACGTTCCAGCGCTAAAAAGCGATAGGGCTGACTTTAGTGAGCCGCCAAGCAGTGTGTTTACACTTTTAGGAAAGAAGCGCGAAACTAAAAACTGCGTGTCTTTAATAAGCGCGTAATCATCGTTAACCAAACGGACACTGTCAGTGGAAAGGCCGGTTAAATAAAGCGTGTTCATATTTTTATCATAATGAGGTGATGCCGATACAGTGAACACCACATGAGCGCGATAAATAGTAGTAGAAGCCACCACTATATTAAGCGCCGCAAGACACTGAAGACCGATACGGTTGTTTACATTATCTAATGTAATGTTGCCTTCAAGCACGGTTACAGTGCCACTTCCCATAGGGATGTTGAAGGTGAAGGCGTAAGGAAAACTATCGTTGATAAGTTCTTGAAGTTCAGCTTTAGTAAAGTCGTCGTGCGTCAGTTTACCCCATTTCACAAGCCATTGTGCCAGGTAGACTTTGCATTTGTCTTTGAAGGATAAGTTTTTGGTCAAGGTGTATTCTTAGCCTAATTTTGCTAGGCAGTAGCTTGTAGCTAGATAGTTTAACGTAACGTAGATACCGACATAGCACTTAAGTTATCAGGATTATTAGATTTTTTAAATCTTACAATTAAAGTCTTTTCTTGATGAAGCGATGTTTGCTAATCTGGTCATACCACAACGTTTTATTAACATTTAAAGTCTGCCCTTAAGGAATTGGCGAAATGAGCGAAGTACTCAGCAAATACGATTACATTATTGTAGGCGGCGGTTCTGCAGGGGCGGTGCTCGCCACCCGATTATCGGAGAACCCTGCGTTAGATATTTTGCTATTGGAAGCGGGCTCAAAAGATACTAACCCACTTATTCATATCCCGTTTGGTTTGTCTCTACTTAGCAGGTTCGAAGGTATCGGCTGGGGTTATCATACAGCGCCTCAAAAGGAAATGTATGACAGAGAGCTGTTTTGGCCCCGCGGTAAAACCTTAGGCGGCAGCAGTTCGGTTAACGCGATGTGCTACATTCGCGGACAAAAAGAAGATTATGATCGCTGGGCCAATGAAGAAGGGGCAGAGGGCTGGTCGTTTGATGATGTACTACCTTATTTCAAACGTTCAGAGAATTTCGAAGAAGGGGCTGACGAGTATCACGGTACCGGCGGCCCGCTAAACGTTAGCAAGCTTAGACATACGAGTCTACTGTCAGACGCATTTGTAAACTCAGCCTCGTTTGCCGGCTACCAACAGCTTGATGACTTTAACCGAGACGATAGGGAAGGGCTTGGTTACTATCATGTCACACAAGCCAACGGCCAGCGCTGCTCAACAGCAAAAGGGTACTTAACGCAGGCAAAGCATCGTAATAATTTAACTGTTTTAACAAAAGTTGCTGCCGAAAAAGTGTTGTTAAAAGAGGGGCGTGCAATTGGCGTTCAAGTACGTGAAAAGGGCGCAGTAAACCGCTATTTCGCTAAAAGCGAAGTTATTCTTTGTGGCGGCGCGATAAACTCTCCTCAACTTCTAATGCTATCAGGTATTGGACCAAGAGCAGAGTTAGAAGACAAAGGCATTTATGTGCAGCAAGACCTGCCTGGTGTGGGTCAAAACTTACAAGATCACTTAGATGCCATTGTTCAATATACTTGTAAAGCCAGAGAAGGTTATGCCGTGGCATTCGGAGCGCTACCTTCCTACGTGAAAGCCACCGCAGACTACGTTTTTAAACGCAAAGGTATTCTTTCTTCAAATATCGCTGAAGCCGGTGGTTTTGTTAGTTCAAGCTTAGCAACACAAGGTCCTGACATTCAGTTTCATTTCTTACCTGCAATTCTAAACGACCATGGAAGACAGTTGGCCTTTGGTTATGGTTATGGCCTACACGTATGCTGCCTATACCCTAAAAGCCGCGGCACTATTTCGCTTCAAAGCAATCACCCGGCTGATCAGGCGCTTATAGATCCCAATTATTTATCTGCCGAAGAAGATCAGCAGGTCATGATTGAAGGGGTGCGCATTGCCCGTAAGTTACTATCGGCGCCAGATTTCGACAAGTTTGAAGGCAGTGAGCTTTACCCTGGAATAGATGCGGAAACTGACGAGGAAATATTAGAGTTTTTACGTGAGCGAGCTGAAACCATCTACCATCCAATTGGTACCTGTAAAATGGGCAGTGATGACGATGAGATGGCAGTGGTTGATACTCAGTTACGGGTAAGAGGTATAGCAGGTCTTAGAGTGGTAGATGCTTCGGTGATGCCAAGCTTGATTGGCGGCAATACCAATGCACCCACCGTCATGATTGCTGAACGTGCTGCTGAGTTTATTAAAGCCGCGCACGAAGGACAGCCTGTTTCTTTAGCTAAAGCGGAATCGGCGTAAACGAAAAGTGTTAAGAGCGAGATCTTGTCTTGCTCTAACTATCCATTTGCTTGAAGCAGTTTTACCACGCAGTACTGCTCGTTTCTAAAGGCTACTCTTCTGCTCTGGGTTTTTTGGCTCTAGGCTATTTCTCAGCTCTAGGCTATTTCTAAGCTCTAGGCAGTTAAACGCTTTTGGCATCGTATAAGCACAAGTCTGTGTGCAGGTTTTTGCGTTAATAAGACGTTTATACCTGCTTTTGCATAAATAAATCCGCCGCACAATCACACATTTCGTCGATATGACTGCTGTCAGCGTATATACCGTCAATAAGCAAACGCGCTATACCATGTAACGTACCCCACGTTACCTGCGCCAGTCTCAGTGCATCCTGATTGTTCGGAAGTAGCCCTTTGTCTTGCCAATAGCGGGTCATCGTCACTTGAAATTGAAAGCAGGGGAATGCTACGTTTTTTAAGTCGTTGGTCGCCGCTTGGTTTTGCCAAATAGTGCGGCCAAACATCAGTTCGTACATTTCTGGGTTGTCGGCAGCGTAGCCAATGTATTCGTGAACAAATTCGCGAAAGCGCGCTTTAGGCGTTTTGTCTTCTTGCTCGAAAATGCGTTTAGCTGCGCTATGCCAGTCGCTAAAGCCTTTCGCCGCAATAGCACTTAACAGTGCACTTTTATCTTTAAAGTGATGATACGGCGCAGTACGTGAAACCCCGGCGTCTTCAGCCAGTTTTCTGAGCGATAAACTATCAACCCCATGTTCAGACAAACGCGCAGTTGCGGCCTCTATCAGCGCGCTGCGCAGGTCACCATGATGGTAGCTTTGTACTGCATTAGCCATAAACCTAATGATTCCATTTTCATAATTGAGACGAATAGATAGCGTTTTATCTTGACAGTGTCAACATAGCCTTTTATCTTGACGCTGTCTAGTTTGCAAATTTGTTAACAGGAACAGCCCAAGGAGACAGCGCAAACCATGAAGTACTCTACATTAGAAGTAAAACAAGAGGGGCATATTGCCCATGTGGTACTCAACCGCCCCGATGCAATGAACAGTATGATCCCAGAATTTTGGACAGAGTTGCCAGCGGCTATTCGCGAAATAGATGATGAAGCCAAAGCGCGGGTCATTGTTATTTCATCTACGGGTAAGCATTTCTCTGCCGGTATGGATTTATCGGTGTTTCTGAACATGAAAGAAGACTTTAAGGGCGACCCATCGCGCAGAGCTGAACGCATGCGTCGTATGGTGATGTTACTACAAGATAGCTTTACCGCCATAGAGCAAGCACGTTTGCCGGTTATTAGTGCAGTTCAGGGCGGGGCAATTGGTGGTGCGGTTGACCTACTTAGTGCATGCGACATGCGCTATTGCACCCAAGACGCTTTTTTCACCATAAAAGAAACCCAATTAGGCATGACTGCCGATGTCGGTACGCTTCAACGCTTACCAAAGCTTATTCCCATAGGCGTTGTAAAAGAACTGGCATACACCGGGCGCAACTTTGGTGCTGCAGAAGCGCAGCAACTCGGCTTTGTAAATCAAATATTTGATGACCAAGAATCAATGCTAGAAGCGGTAATGAAAATAGCGGAGCAGATCGCAATGAATTCGCCGCTAGCGGTTTCAGGCACTAAGACCATGATTAATTACGCGACAGAACACACGGTAGCAGAGAGCTTAACCTATATGGCCACATGGCAAGCGGGCATGTTCCAAATGGAAGATGTGTTTACAGCCATGGAAGCGCAGAAAACAAAAACACTGCCGGACTATCCGCCGTTACACCCAGCGATTAAGAAAATGAATTCGTAAGTGTAGGTTTGAGAGCGCGCTAATCTCATAGCTTTTGTCGCACATGATAGCTTTGCAATCTAAGGGCCCGAGCGCAGTTTGAACCTCCACACTTTTAGTTTATGAAACGATTTAATTTATAACGCGCCATCAAACAAAGAGCGCACTAGATAAGAACGTTTATACAGGCATTTTAATGGCTTTTATTAGGCCAAAACGACTTTCAGGAATGTATCATGAATCAGACCGTTACCGATCATCCCGTGTACCCACATTTGTTTCGCCCGTTAGATTTAGGTTTTACTACCCTTAAAAACCGCGTTCTAATGGGCTCTATGCACACCGGTTTAGAAGAACTACCCGACGGCCACAAACGTATGGCAGCATTTTATGGCGAACGTGCCAGAGGCGGCGTAGGTCTTATCGTCACAGGCGGAATAGGGCCAAATGAAGAGGGTGCTACCCATCCATCAACGTTTCGTTTAGATACAGACGAATCGGTTAAAAACCACAAAGAAGTAACTGACGCTGTGCACATTGCAGGCGGCAAAATTTGTATGCAAATTCTGCACACGGGCCGCTATGCGTATAGCCCTAAGCTTGTAGCTCCTTCTGCGGTACAAGCGCCAATTAACCCGTTTAAGCCAAAAGCACTTGAAGCTGAAGAAATTGAAAAGCAAATTAAAGATTTCATTACTGCCGCAACCCAAGCCCAGCGCGCGGGTTACGACGGTGTTGAGATCATGGGATCTGAGGGCTATTTCCTCAATCAGTTTATAGCAAAACGCACAAACCACCGCGACGATGAGTGGGGCGGCGAGTACGAAAATCGCATCCGCTTGCCCATTGAAGTAGTGCGCCGCGTGCGTGAGGCGGTAGGTAAAAACTTTATCATCATCTATCGTTTGTCCATGCTCGACCTTGTGGAAGGCGGCTCTACTTACGATGAAGTGGTAGAACTTGGTAAAGAAATTGAAAAAGCCGGAGCAACTATCATTAATACTGGCATTGGTTGGCACGAAGCGCGTATCCCAACCATCGCCACAAAGGTACCCCGAGCGGCATTTACGTGGGTAACGGCTAAATTCCGCGAAGCACTATCAATTCCAGTAATTACGTCAAACCGTATTAACACGCCTGAAGTTGCTGAAGACGTGCTGTCTCGCGGTGATGCTGACATGGTATCAATGGCCCGCCCATTCTTGGCTGACCCTGACTTTGTGCGCAAAGCGCAGCAAAATAAAGCTGATGAAATCAATACCTGTATTGGCTGTAACCAAGCCTGCCTTGACCATGTGTTTAACGGCAAAATGACTAGCTGTTTGGTGAACCCACGTGCCTGTCACGAGCTTGAAATAAACGTTAAACCTGCGGAAACGAAAAAGCGTGTAGCGGTGGTAGGCGCAGGCCCGGCTGGATTAGCAGCGGCAGTGACCAGCGCCGAGCGCGGTCACGACGTTGTGATTTACGATGCGTCTAGCGAAATTGGTGGGCAATTTAATATTGCCAAACAAATTCCAGGTAAAGAAGAGTTTTACGAAACGCTGCGTTATTTCAAACGCCAAATTGAGCTTCATAAAAACATTACGGTTAAGCTAAACACGTACGTTGATGCTGCCGCGCTAAACGATGAAGGGTTCGATGAAGTCATGATTGCGACTGGCATCAAACCGCGTACGCCAGCGATTGAAGGTATTGAGCACGAAAAAGTACTCACCTATATTGAAGTATTAAAAGAAAAGAAACCTGTTGGCAATAAAGTAGCCATTATCGGCGCTGGTGGTATTGGATTTGATACCGCTGAGTACTTGTCTCATGGCAAAGAAACGCCAAGCCAAGATATTCCTGCATTTATGAAAGAGTGGGGCATTGACATGACCTTCTCTGCTCGAGCGGGCATTGAAGGCGTTAAGCCACAGCCTGAACCTTCACCACGAGAAATTTTCCTATTACAGCGCAAAACAACAAAAGTTGGCGCGGGTTTAGGTAAGACAACAGGCTGGGCGCATAGAGCAGGCTTACTAGCCAAAGGGGTTACTATGATCCCAGGTGTAAGCTACGATAAAATTGATGATGAAGGGCTACACATTACGGTAGAAGGCAATAGCCAAGTATTGCCGGTGGATAACATCATCATCTGCGCAGGCCAAGAGCCAATGCGAGATATCGTTGAAGGCTTAAACATGCCTTATCACTTAATTGGTGGAGCTGATGAAGCGTTAGAGCTAGACGCAAAACGCGCCATCGACCAAGGCACGCGAGTGTGCGCAGCGGTTTAATTGTCTAGCGCAGAAACGCGATTAAAAATGTAAGCGCCTCATCAATAGGTGCTTCAGATTCATTATAGACCCCTCTTTTTTCGGAGGGGTTTATTTCATTTAGCAGCCGAAGGCTGCTATTTTTTATGAAAATAACGAAACCAGACCTGTTTGAGTCTTTGATGGTAGCTTAGACCTGTTATTATCGTTTTCTTTTTTTCGAGATAAACATGGCATACAGCAACACCCAGGACTTAGTTCAAGCAGTTACTAATTCCCCAGATACTATCGAATTTAACGACGTTATTGCACTTATCGATAGCGCATTTACTTTCACGCCCACTGCTTTCACCAATGGTGATGTGAAAAACGAAGCGAACCAGAACAACGGCTCTTGCAAACTACTCGCACTTGGTCAGTATTTAAACCTAAACCAAGCTCAAACCTTAGCCTTATTTGGGCGTTTTTATCGAGAAGATGTACTCAATAACCCTAACGGTGACGACCACGCCAATATCCGCAACTTTATGAAAACAGGGCATGAAGGCGTAGTGTTTGATACATTCCCTTTAGTTGAGCTGCAAAATTAAGGCACCACACCATAGTCGCTTCAAAGGCGAAAGTAGTAAAACTCTCGCCATAGCGTAAATAGCGTTAATTACGCTTGGTTAAACTCAACTCGCTAGACTGCGGCATTATCGCAAAGTCAAACTGCCCTAATACGTTCATTCCCAGCAAACCATCAGCATCGGGTAGGGCGTCTTCGGGGAGAACAATGGCAGATACATCATTAAACTCGTATCCAGCGAAATAAAAGCGAGGTATTTGTACCAGTGGAGCTTCGATAGTTCCTGATGCAGTTCTAACATTGAAGTTGCCAATGAACGTGAGGTTTCGCATACGGCCCAAGCGAGCAAATAATCGCGATGATATCGCGGTAGTACTGGCTCCCGTATCTAAAATCATATTGGCTTTCTGGTTAAGCGCTTTTGCGTCAAGACGGTATTGATCGCCAATACGCTGCAAAGCTACGCGAGTTTGATAACGCGCGGCATCAACGTCTGATGGCGCTAGTTCGCTTTCGCTTGGCGTGTTATCTATGTTGGCCATATCGCGCATGCCATAGGCTTTATTGCGAATGATATTAGCGTCCCTGTCGTTAGATGGAAGGGCAGCAAGCACGTCTTCCATTAACGTAAGCTTTTGCTGATAAGCGTAAGCTTCAGCCAAGTTAAGGGTATAGTGTTTCGCGTCGGGTATGCGCTGATACAAGGGTTCATTTAGCCTAGCCACCAGTTCCCATTGTTCGTCTTTACTCAATTGAGTCTGCGCCTGCTGATACAAGGTAGCAATTTTTGTGTCTATAAACGTGAGCGTCTCGCTTGAAAGAGGCAGTTCAGCCAAATCGTAATAATGTACGAGTGCCGTCGGAAGCGGCTTTGTTAGTTCAATTAGCTCACCTTCTAGTAATAGCAAAGATTCATTAAGCGGGTCAATTTTTAAATTGTTTGTAAGCTCAGTGGCAAGTAATGCATATTGCCCGTTATTAAGTAATGTTGTTAGTGCTGATAGCCGGTCTTGGTCTATTTGAGATGAAGAGGCACCTAGCGCTTTTATTTTACTAGATGGCGTATTTACCCCTTTAAAGTCGCGAGAGCGAGTATTGGTAAAGGGCTTTTCCTTACTCTCTATATTTACATCGCTATTGTGCTTAGCATTGTCTTCCAGACGGTGTTCATAGCTAGCCTCTAATTCATAAGCTTTGTCGTTGTGCTGTTTTAGGTTAACCCAGAGGTAAATATTCATGCTTAACGACACGCAAAGAGTGAATAGAAGGACTGCCGCTAGCCAGGTTCTCATTTGGATATACAAGCCTCGCCGTATATATCCACAAATTGCTTAGGCATTCGTTTAGGGGCGCCTGTATCAAGGCTAACGCATACAAATGTGGTTATAGCATCGAATACGGTTTTATTTCGCTTAGTGCAGATAAATTGAAACTGGCGTTTCAAGGTAAGTTTTTTATCACAATGCACTATCCAAGTGGCGCATTCTAACGTATCACCAAGATGAGTTGGCAGATGATAGTTAAGCTCATGACGCTTGATCACCATACCTCGGTTTAGCACCTGATAGTCGGCAAACTGTAAGCCAAGGGCGTTTGAATGGGCCCATGCGAGGCTTTCTAATTGCGACAGATACGCCACATTGTTCACGTGTTGATAATGATCGATGTGTGTTTCATCAATATGCCATTGCTGTACATAGGGGTTATCTAACATCCAATCACGCATGGTGGAGCTCAAACTTCTTCCTCAATTGTATACGTTGTTTTTATGCTGGCTGTTACATTACTGTTAGCCCAGCATCGCTGTTTTCGCCGGCCTGTTTTGGCAACTTACAAAACAGGCAATGGGTTTTCCTCTGGTAAGGCCAAATCGTCCTTTAACAATAATTGCATTATTGCTTTTTCTCTTACTAAAACAGGTTGTATAAAGCTTTGTACATCGCCTAGGGCTTTAAAAGCATTAAACCCGCGCTCTAAAAACTCATGCAGAGCTAGTAACCCGGCTAATTTAGCTGGGCGACGAGATAACGAAATTAACATACCTATACCACGAATTTTTATTACATCAGAGAGTTTATCGCCCAAATGAGAAATTATGTCGATTTGATGCGCTCTATCTTCCATCCTGCCCACATTACGATAAGCCAAGGCGTAGTTGTCTCGGTTGATGGGCTCACCAGGAAAATGGCTTTGTAGATATTGGGCCATTGCCATGTCTAAATCGAACGAAAGTGCATTTAACGATAATGCGTCGTCCATAGCGTTCATGGCTTTGTCGGGCAATACTTTTGCGAGTTTAGGAATAACTCGAACTAAGTCGGCGTCGCGCTGGCTAAAATCTTTTGGCCCGTACAATTCATCTACAAAAAACGCCATGGCTTTTTGATAGCGCTTTTGCTTTGCCAAGTCGTCGTGAGTGACCAGTAAACGCTTACACTGCCAATGTTGCAGTTGATGAATGATAGGCATTACACCCAACTGATTAGCTAAATCACGAAGGGCATTTACCCGATGAATATGTTTAATGATCTCTTGCGCCAAATGCGAAACTCCCTGTTGAACTAATATGACTGGTTCGCTGCTGTAAACCTAGATTGACCTAAGCATGCGTGCCTTTCAAGTGAGAAGACAAAGTTTTACTGGTATACTCCACCGCCATTGATTTAGCTCACTCGTTTAGAACTTATTGACCGCCATGAAGATCGCAAGTCATCACGCTTTGTTTGACCCCGACGTTCCCGCGTTAATAGCGCTGTTTAATTCTACATTTGAAGATTTTAATACGCGCTTGGTTTTAGGTGATGATGAACCCATTTACCTCCCTGCAGGCGTTGAAAAGCCTTACCATCGAATCGTGTTTGCTCATGGATTCTTTTCAAGTGCTTTGCATGAAATTGCGCACTGGTGTATTGCGGGAGAAAAGCGCCGACTATTAGAAGACTACGGTTACTGGTATTGTCCAGACGGGCGAGATGCAGCGCAGCAAGCTGACTTTGAAAAAGTAGAAATCAAGCCTCAGGCTATCGAGTGGGCGTTTACAGAAGCGGCAGGCAGAAAGTTTCAGGTAAGTACAGATAACTTAAATGGTGCTGAGCCCGACAGAGAAGGCTTTACCCGAAACGTGGCTGCTCAGCTAGAAGCCTATAAAGCTAATGGCTTTCCACCACGAGCTGAACGTTTTATACACGCGCTGTCATCTGTGTTTGGCAAAAGTAAGTTGTCTACTTTACCCAGCAGCACAGCAGGACATAAGAAAGCTGGAAATACGCCATCAAATTTAGAAAAAAGCGAAACAGGTTATGGGATAGGAGTTGTTGCTGAATGAGTCAAGTTAGCACTAGTCAATCAGTGTCTGAGCGCAAGCCTATATTCAAGCTAGGCGTTATAGTTAACCCTTTTGCCGGTATTGGCGGAGCGCTTGCGCTTAAAGGTAGCGATGGTGCTGAAATTCGTGAAAAAGCCCTCGCGATGGGCGCAGAGAAAAAAGCCAACGAAAAAATGGCCAAAGCGCTTAGTATTCTAGAAGCTCTATCCGGGCAATTTACTGTCATGACCGCGTCAGGCGATATGGGCGAGACCATATGTGAATCTCTAGGTATTCCTTATGAAGTAATCTACACAGCTGATGCCGCACAAACTGAAGGTGAAGACTCAGAGCGCGCAGCCAAAGCAATGGTAGATGCCAACGTTGACTTACTGCTGTTCGCAGGTGGCGACGGTACAGCGCGAAATATTTGTAGTGTAGTGGGGACTCAGGTGCCCGTGCTAGGTGTGCCTGCAGGTTGTAAAATCCATTCTGGCGTTTACTGCGTGTCGCCCTCAGCAGCAGGTCAGGTAGTGAGTCAAATGATTGCAGGCGAGCTTGTAAGTGAAATGGATGCTGAAGTTCGAGATATTGACGAAAACGCTTTCCGTGACGGAAAAGTTATTGCTAAACATTACGGTGAAATGCGTGTGCCTGCTGAACTCACTTATGTTCAAGCTGTAAAAATGGGCGGCAAAGAAGACGAGGCTTTGGTGCTTGATGACCTTGCTGCTTATGTGAGCGAAATCATGGACGATGAGCCTGACACTTACTTTGTTATGGGCTCTGGCTCTACGGTAGGCGCTGTCATGGAGTTCCTCGGCTTAGATAACACCTTGCTAGGCGTTGATGTGGTGAAGCAAGGTGAGCTAATCGCAAGTGACGTTACTGCCAGCGAACTAATTGCGCTGACACAAGGCAATCCCACGAAAGTCATTTTGACGGTTATTGGTGGTCAAGGCCACATTTTGGGGCGTGGAAATCAACAGTTAAGCCCAGCGTTTATTCGTCAAGTTGGCAAACAAAACATGCTCGTCGTTGCCACTAAACAAAAACTACAGGCGTTAAACGGCAAGCCGCTTCGGTTAGACTCAAGCGACGCAGCACTAGACACTGAACTAGCAGGCGCGTTTACGGTGATAACGGGCTACAAAGATAAAGTGCTTTGTCAGGGAATTTAAAGACTCAGCCCAATATTACTAGT
This genomic window contains:
- a CDS encoding retropepsin-like aspartic protease family protein; this encodes MRTWLAAVLLFTLCVSLSMNIYLWVNLKQHNDKAYELEASYEHRLEDNAKHNSDVNIESKEKPFTNTRSRDFKGVNTPSSKIKALGASSSQIDQDRLSALTTLLNNGQYALLATELTNNLKIDPLNESLLLLEGELIELTKPLPTALVHYYDLAELPLSSETLTFIDTKIATLYQQAQTQLSKDEQWELVARLNEPLYQRIPDAKHYTLNLAEAYAYQQKLTLMEDVLAALPSNDRDANIIRNKAYGMRDMANIDNTPSESELAPSDVDAARYQTRVALQRIGDQYRLDAKALNQKANMILDTGASTTAISSRLFARLGRMRNLTFIGNFNVRTASGTIEAPLVQIPRFYFAGYEFNDVSAIVLPEDALPDADGLLGMNVLGQFDFAIMPQSSELSLTKRN
- a CDS encoding acyl-CoA thioesterase yields the protein MRDWMLDNPYVQQWHIDETHIDHYQHVNNVAYLSQLESLAWAHSNALGLQFADYQVLNRGMVIKRHELNYHLPTHLGDTLECATWIVHCDKKLTLKRQFQFICTKRNKTVFDAITTFVCVSLDTGAPKRMPKQFVDIYGEACISK
- a CDS encoding FFLEELY motif protein, with the translated sequence MAQEIIKHIHRVNALRDLANQLGVMPIIHQLQHWQCKRLLVTHDDLAKQKRYQKAMAFFVDELYGPKDFSQRDADLVRVIPKLAKVLPDKAMNAMDDALSLNALSFDLDMAMAQYLQSHFPGEPINRDNYALAYRNVGRMEDRAHQIDIISHLGDKLSDVIKIRGIGMLISLSRRPAKLAGLLALHEFLERGFNAFKALGDVQSFIQPVLVREKAIMQLLLKDDLALPEENPLPVL
- a CDS encoding elongation factor P hydroxylase, with the translated sequence MKIASHHALFDPDVPALIALFNSTFEDFNTRLVLGDDEPIYLPAGVEKPYHRIVFAHGFFSSALHEIAHWCIAGEKRRLLEDYGYWYCPDGRDAAQQADFEKVEIKPQAIEWAFTEAAGRKFQVSTDNLNGAEPDREGFTRNVAAQLEAYKANGFPPRAERFIHALSSVFGKSKLSTLPSSTAGHKKAGNTPSNLEKSETGYGIGVVAE
- a CDS encoding ATP-NAD kinase family protein — its product is MSQVSTSQSVSERKPIFKLGVIVNPFAGIGGALALKGSDGAEIREKALAMGAEKKANEKMAKALSILEALSGQFTVMTASGDMGETICESLGIPYEVIYTADAAQTEGEDSERAAKAMVDANVDLLLFAGGDGTARNICSVVGTQVPVLGVPAGCKIHSGVYCVSPSAAGQVVSQMIAGELVSEMDAEVRDIDENAFRDGKVIAKHYGEMRVPAELTYVQAVKMGGKEDEALVLDDLAAYVSEIMDDEPDTYFVMGSGSTVGAVMEFLGLDNTLLGVDVVKQGELIASDVTASELIALTQGNPTKVILTVIGGQGHILGRGNQQLSPAFIRQVGKQNMLVVATKQKLQALNGKPLRLDSSDAALDTELAGAFTVITGYKDKVLCQGI